In the genome of Microbacterium endophyticum, one region contains:
- a CDS encoding copper resistance CopC family protein encodes MFTSRARAGFAGVALALASVFLIAAPASAHDELIATDPAVDSTLDALPAELTLSFSGELINDGNSTVIEVTDSAGTDLTGGDLEVTGAIVRQPLAGSASGDITVLWRVVSSDGHPISGEYHFTVASDPTNSPSAVTPTPETTVPAESATPESGAPEAVSPTPADSATGSSSLVPWIIVGVLLLLAIGATVVVVLSRRRPGGPTER; translated from the coding sequence ATGTTTACCTCCCGCGCCCGTGCCGGTTTTGCCGGTGTTGCCTTGGCACTCGCTTCGGTTTTTTTGATCGCGGCCCCGGCTTCCGCACACGATGAACTCATCGCGACAGATCCTGCGGTTGATTCGACGCTTGATGCCCTACCGGCCGAGCTCACTCTCAGCTTTAGCGGTGAGTTGATCAACGACGGCAATTCGACGGTAATCGAAGTCACCGACAGCGCCGGCACCGATTTGACCGGCGGGGATCTCGAGGTCACCGGGGCGATAGTGCGGCAGCCACTTGCGGGAAGCGCCAGCGGAGATATCACCGTGCTGTGGCGCGTTGTTTCAAGCGACGGCCACCCCATTTCGGGCGAGTATCACTTCACGGTCGCATCCGACCCAACGAATTCTCCTAGTGCTGTCACGCCGACACCCGAAACCACAGTTCCTGCTGAATCTGCGACCCCAGAGTCCGGTGCGCCTGAAGCGGTCTCGCCTACGCCCGCCGATTCAGCGACCGGCTCGAGCTCGCTCGTGCCGTGGATCATCGTCGGTGTGCTCCTTCTTCTCGCCATCGGCGCCACCGTCGTCGTCGTACTCTCTCGGCGGCGACCTGGCGGTCCTACCGAACGCTAG
- the lpdA gene encoding dihydrolipoyl dehydrogenase yields MPHYDVVILGAGPGGYVAAVRSAQLGLSTAIIEEKYWGGVCLNVGCIPSKALLKNAELAHTLQHKAKLFGISGEVSMDYGVAFDRSRTVAEGRVKGVHFLMKKNKVTEYNGRGAFLDANTVEVTKADGGKETVTFDNAILATGSTVRLLPGVTLSENVVTYEEQIMTRDLPRSIVIVGAGAIGMEFAYVMKNFGVDVTIIEFLDRALPNEDADVSKEIQKQYRNLGVNILTSTKVESVVDSGDKVTVTYSGNKDGVQSTIEADKVLMSIGFAPRVEGFGLEKTGVELTERGAIAIDDYMRTNVPHIYAIGDVTAKLQLAHVAEAQGVVAAETIGKAETMPLGDYRMMPRATFCSPQVASFGLTEAQARETGRELKISTFPFMANGKAHGLGEPVGFVKLIADAEHLELLGGHLIGPDVSELLPELTLAQKWDLTALELARNVHTHPTLSEALQEAFHGLAGHMINM; encoded by the coding sequence ATGCCTCACTACGACGTCGTCATTCTCGGCGCGGGTCCCGGCGGATACGTCGCGGCCGTGCGCAGTGCACAGCTCGGACTGTCCACCGCCATCATCGAAGAGAAATACTGGGGCGGTGTTTGCCTGAACGTGGGCTGCATCCCCTCCAAAGCGCTGCTCAAGAACGCAGAGCTTGCCCACACACTTCAGCACAAAGCCAAGCTCTTCGGCATTTCTGGCGAAGTCTCGATGGATTACGGCGTCGCGTTCGATCGCAGCCGCACCGTCGCCGAAGGTCGTGTCAAAGGTGTTCACTTCTTGATGAAGAAGAACAAGGTCACCGAATATAACGGCCGTGGCGCTTTCCTCGATGCCAATACTGTTGAGGTAACGAAGGCAGACGGCGGTAAAGAAACCGTGACGTTCGACAACGCGATCCTCGCCACGGGGTCGACCGTGCGATTGCTTCCCGGCGTGACCCTCAGCGAAAACGTCGTGACCTACGAAGAACAGATCATGACGCGTGATCTTCCTCGGTCGATCGTGATCGTCGGCGCAGGCGCGATCGGTATGGAATTCGCGTACGTCATGAAGAACTTCGGCGTGGATGTAACGATCATCGAGTTCCTCGATCGTGCCCTTCCCAACGAAGATGCCGACGTTTCGAAGGAAATCCAAAAGCAGTACCGCAACCTCGGCGTGAACATTCTCACGTCGACGAAGGTAGAATCTGTCGTCGATTCCGGCGACAAGGTCACTGTCACGTACTCCGGCAATAAAGACGGCGTGCAGTCGACAATCGAGGCTGACAAGGTGCTCATGTCTATCGGCTTCGCTCCGCGCGTTGAAGGTTTTGGACTTGAGAAGACCGGCGTTGAGCTCACCGAGCGTGGCGCCATCGCTATCGACGACTACATGCGCACGAACGTCCCCCACATCTACGCGATCGGTGACGTCACCGCGAAGCTCCAGCTCGCCCACGTGGCCGAAGCTCAGGGCGTTGTGGCAGCGGAGACCATCGGCAAGGCCGAAACGATGCCGCTCGGTGACTACCGCATGATGCCGCGTGCAACATTCTGTTCGCCTCAGGTCGCGTCCTTCGGACTTACCGAAGCGCAAGCACGAGAGACGGGCCGCGAACTCAAAATCTCGACGTTCCCCTTCATGGCGAATGGAAAAGCGCATGGGCTCGGCGAGCCCGTTGGCTTCGTCAAGCTCATCGCTGACGCCGAACACCTGGAGCTTCTCGGTGGCCACCTTATTGGGCCCGATGTCTCTGAACTTCTTCCCGAGCTCACGCTCGCCCAGAAGTGGGACCTGACGGCTCTTGAGCTCGCGCGCAATGTGCACACGCACCCCACGTTGAGTGAAGCGCTCCAGGAAGCATTCCATGGGCTCGCGGGTCACATGATTAATATGTGA
- a CDS encoding CYTH domain-containing protein, which translates to MHDDAHAQPKRSFEVENTYDVEDSTPLPAWSLLPGVASVGEPEVRELDARYFDTADMELSRARVAIRRRTGGPDEGWHIKASAAEGRHESHWPLDDQDADSAAVPAAVVAAAAEWASGEFLPLARIRNRRTAYALRDAEGALIAEVVDDRVSARAERTGTETSWREWEVELGPAAPEDSSAFFARVDDLVASVGGRAAASDSKLGRALGR; encoded by the coding sequence GTGCATGACGACGCACACGCGCAGCCGAAAAGGTCCTTCGAAGTAGAGAATACCTACGACGTCGAAGACTCCACACCGCTACCGGCGTGGAGCCTTCTTCCCGGTGTTGCGTCGGTCGGAGAACCGGAGGTGCGCGAGCTCGACGCACGGTACTTTGATACGGCCGACATGGAGCTCTCCCGTGCACGCGTCGCGATCAGGCGGCGAACGGGCGGACCGGACGAAGGCTGGCATATCAAGGCATCTGCCGCTGAGGGAAGACACGAATCGCACTGGCCGCTCGACGATCAGGATGCCGATTCAGCCGCTGTTCCTGCCGCAGTCGTCGCAGCCGCAGCAGAGTGGGCGAGCGGCGAGTTTCTCCCGCTCGCTCGAATCAGAAACCGGCGCACCGCGTATGCGCTGCGAGACGCAGAGGGCGCGCTCATCGCTGAGGTCGTCGATGATCGCGTATCTGCGCGCGCAGAGCGGACGGGTACGGAAACGTCATGGCGAGAGTGGGAAGTCGAGCTCGGTCCCGCCGCGCCAGAAGACAGCTCTGCTTTTTTTGCACGGGTCGATGATCTTGTTGCGAGCGTCGGAGGTCGGGCTGCGGCATCCGATTCAAAGCTTGGACGAGCTTTAGGTCGTTAG
- a CDS encoding response regulator: MAIARLSGGPLDGQVMPLEPGVEDSLIVPYSEGQVVYRREGEPVNTGDHDGPTEIAFSFVESTEPIDPNPDDRND; encoded by the coding sequence ATGGCTATTGCGCGACTTTCTGGAGGCCCGCTCGACGGGCAGGTAATGCCCCTCGAGCCGGGCGTTGAAGATTCCCTTATCGTTCCTTACAGCGAGGGACAGGTCGTCTACCGGCGAGAGGGTGAACCGGTGAACACCGGTGACCATGACGGACCCACCGAGATTGCTTTTTCTTTCGTGGAATCGACCGAACCGATCGACCCGAACCCGGATGATCGAAACGATTGA
- a CDS encoding glutamine amidotransferase gives MKPFVLLATRAEDVPADEEYELFLRYSGLTSSELQRVRLEAGRMPAIDLDAISGIFLGGGPFNSSDPDAQKSAVQRRVESEIAILLDEVVARDFPFLGACYGVGTLGAQQGAVIDRHFAEPISVVDVVLSEAGEHDPLCAALPPVFSAFVGHKEAIRSLPDTATVLASSASCPVQMFRVGTNVYATQFHPELDVAGITTRIHAYASYGYFGVDEIEMTLAGVNRAPVTHPAALLSAFAARYAR, from the coding sequence ATGAAGCCGTTTGTTCTGCTAGCGACGCGCGCAGAAGACGTTCCCGCGGACGAGGAATACGAACTTTTCCTGCGTTATAGCGGATTGACCTCTTCAGAATTGCAGCGTGTACGGCTCGAAGCCGGTCGCATGCCCGCGATCGACCTGGATGCCATTTCGGGGATCTTTCTCGGTGGCGGGCCTTTTAATTCATCTGATCCAGATGCCCAAAAGTCAGCTGTACAGCGTCGCGTTGAGTCGGAGATTGCCATCCTGCTCGACGAGGTCGTTGCTCGCGACTTCCCATTCCTGGGCGCGTGCTACGGCGTCGGAACACTCGGAGCGCAACAGGGCGCAGTTATCGACCGGCATTTCGCCGAACCCATCAGCGTCGTTGACGTTGTGCTGAGCGAGGCTGGCGAACACGATCCGCTGTGCGCCGCGCTCCCACCTGTTTTCTCGGCGTTCGTAGGACACAAGGAGGCAATCCGAAGTTTGCCGGACACCGCCACAGTCCTCGCGTCGTCAGCGAGTTGCCCGGTGCAAATGTTTCGTGTCGGCACGAACGTGTATGCAACTCAGTTTCATCCCGAACTTGATGTGGCGGGAATTACCACGCGTATCCACGCCTACGCGTCTTACGGCTACTTCGGCGTCGATGAGATCGAGATGACTCTTGCTGGGGTAAATCGCGCTCCCGTGACTCACCCCGCGGCACTTCTCAGCGCATTCGCGGCACGTTACGCCCGCTGA
- a CDS encoding YihY/virulence factor BrkB family protein: MTESGATTSPSQQSFVARVISWALGRKPVRAFLLYSEHRGVQLADSVTYRALFSVFAAVLLGFSIAGLWLQGNPQAWDALISAVNSVVPGLVGKDKLIDPENLQFTAGLSIAGVISVVALVGAAIGAITSLRIAFRQLGDRMHDDVAFYWVLLRNLALAVGIGAALLASAVATVLGTASISTLLSLIGIQDENPVTTVATKVISLVVVFLLDAAVIAVLFRVLSGLRPSVRALWPGAILGGIGLLALQELSGLFVRGAGSNPLLASFASLIALLLWINLSSQVILIAASYIITGVEDEADRAYSRQRAKTFAERRVNRAQKVVILATEELRQARAAEISESQRA, from the coding sequence ATGACCGAATCCGGAGCGACAACCTCACCGAGTCAGCAGTCCTTCGTGGCCCGGGTGATCTCGTGGGCACTGGGGCGGAAGCCCGTACGAGCTTTTCTGCTCTACAGCGAGCATCGCGGGGTTCAACTCGCGGACTCAGTGACATATCGCGCATTGTTCAGCGTTTTTGCTGCCGTCCTCCTCGGGTTCTCGATTGCGGGGCTCTGGTTACAGGGGAACCCGCAAGCCTGGGACGCGCTGATATCAGCTGTGAACTCCGTCGTGCCAGGACTCGTAGGCAAAGACAAGTTGATCGACCCCGAAAATCTTCAATTCACGGCAGGACTCTCGATCGCGGGTGTCATATCCGTTGTCGCTCTTGTAGGTGCAGCTATTGGGGCGATCACGTCGCTACGAATCGCGTTCCGGCAGTTGGGCGACCGCATGCACGATGACGTCGCGTTCTATTGGGTTCTGTTGCGCAATTTGGCGTTGGCAGTAGGGATCGGAGCCGCGCTTCTGGCATCGGCCGTCGCGACAGTCCTTGGCACCGCCTCGATCAGCACGCTACTTAGTTTGATAGGAATTCAAGACGAGAATCCCGTGACCACCGTCGCGACCAAGGTCATTTCCCTCGTCGTGGTCTTTTTGCTCGACGCCGCCGTGATCGCGGTCCTCTTTCGCGTGCTTTCCGGGCTACGTCCATCCGTGCGTGCGCTTTGGCCGGGAGCGATCTTGGGCGGAATCGGTCTGCTCGCACTACAGGAACTGTCCGGGCTTTTCGTGCGTGGTGCGGGCTCTAATCCTCTCCTTGCATCATTTGCTTCACTCATTGCCCTGTTGCTGTGGATCAACCTGTCTTCCCAAGTGATCCTTATCGCAGCGTCGTACATCATCACCGGTGTCGAAGACGAGGCCGACCGCGCCTACTCGAGGCAACGAGCGAAGACGTTCGCCGAGCGACGAGTGAACCGCGCTCAGAAGGTCGTGATTCTTGCGACAGAGGAACTCCGCCAGGCGCGCGCGGCCGAGATTTCCGAGAGTCAGCGGGCGTAA
- a CDS encoding prepilin peptidase translates to MNTAVFFAILVGFALISCALATVDVRTHRLPNRIVLPSYPVLVSLLLLSCATGTPWNALFRALICGALLFGFYAILRALPGAGMGGGDVKLAGIIGLLLGFIGWVPFVVGGAAAFVLGGLFTVMMLALRRVTRESRIPFGPFMLGGAWCGIAVGVGSFLHGLRVV, encoded by the coding sequence ATGAACACCGCAGTCTTCTTCGCCATCCTCGTCGGGTTCGCACTCATCAGCTGTGCGTTGGCGACTGTCGATGTGCGGACGCATCGGCTGCCAAATCGCATTGTTCTTCCGTCGTACCCGGTTCTTGTCTCGCTCCTACTGCTGAGTTGCGCGACCGGTACCCCCTGGAACGCCCTTTTTCGCGCGTTGATCTGCGGAGCGCTCCTGTTTGGCTTCTACGCGATTCTCAGAGCACTTCCGGGCGCAGGAATGGGCGGGGGCGACGTCAAACTCGCGGGAATCATCGGTCTTCTGCTGGGGTTCATCGGCTGGGTGCCTTTCGTCGTGGGCGGTGCGGCGGCATTCGTCCTCGGCGGACTCTTTACGGTGATGATGTTGGCGCTTCGGCGCGTGACACGCGAATCTCGTATCCCGTTCGGTCCCTTCATGCTGGGTGGAGCATGGTGTGGGATCGCTGTTGGCGTGGGGAGTTTCCTTCATGGATTGAGAGTCGTTTAA
- a CDS encoding L,D-transpeptidase — MMATAVRARNRRVITLVLSIVVVAALAGAILLAVFFGGAPVASTVPTAGESTSKPSPSTPSPTTTPTETGFPENTEIYDISSLPVVDVFSVNPALPRDDDPFGGSTGQVAQPGAAGAPVFADPGAPPVAFLPQTQTFEGTVVPVVEAQDHWVKVLLVGRAGVPPEQSSAQTFGWIRAADVTLTTLDSHVEVSLSARTIDIVGGGGSERIATDFGSGTLDTPTPTGRMFIMMTRTVPDFGYTRGHPLVYLSAQSPTLAGFSHANVAITAFHYHDERSGEISNGCLRLAPEAIDRLAELPPGTLVVVSA, encoded by the coding sequence ATGATGGCAACCGCAGTGCGCGCGCGAAATCGAAGAGTCATCACGTTGGTCCTTTCGATCGTCGTCGTGGCAGCTCTTGCGGGCGCCATTCTGCTTGCGGTTTTCTTTGGGGGAGCGCCGGTAGCAAGCACGGTTCCGACAGCCGGAGAATCGACGTCGAAACCAAGCCCTTCAACGCCGAGCCCCACTACGACACCGACTGAGACAGGTTTTCCGGAGAATACCGAGATCTACGACATCTCATCGCTTCCCGTCGTTGACGTATTTTCGGTCAATCCAGCGCTTCCCCGAGATGACGATCCTTTTGGCGGATCGACGGGGCAAGTAGCGCAGCCAGGCGCCGCCGGTGCCCCGGTCTTTGCTGACCCTGGTGCGCCCCCGGTTGCTTTCTTGCCACAGACGCAAACCTTTGAAGGCACGGTTGTTCCGGTCGTCGAAGCTCAAGACCACTGGGTGAAAGTGCTTCTTGTGGGGCGAGCTGGTGTGCCGCCTGAGCAAAGTTCTGCACAGACATTCGGCTGGATACGCGCAGCGGATGTGACGCTCACGACGCTCGACTCGCATGTCGAAGTCAGCTTGAGTGCGCGAACCATCGACATCGTGGGCGGGGGCGGCAGCGAGCGCATCGCGACAGACTTCGGTTCCGGCACGCTGGATACTCCCACCCCGACGGGGCGAATGTTCATCATGATGACGCGCACCGTGCCTGATTTCGGCTACACGCGTGGCCACCCGCTGGTCTATCTCTCTGCGCAGTCTCCGACTCTCGCGGGGTTTTCTCATGCGAACGTCGCGATAACTGCTTTTCACTATCACGATGAACGGTCGGGAGAAATTTCAAACGGATGCCTGAGGCTCGCCCCTGAGGCGATCGACCGCCTTGCCGAGCTTCCGCCAGGGACGCTCGTCGTCGTCTCGGCATAG
- a CDS encoding aldo/keto reductase, whose amino-acid sequence MQQRALASTGRLISAVGLGTWQLGADWGSVDEADATAVLAASVDAGVTFFDTADVYGDGRSEAIIGRFLANQGQKAVTVATKMGRRQEQLPENYTLDNFRQWTERSRRNLGVDTLDLVQLHCPPSAVISDDDTYALLDTLVEAGAIAAYGVSVETCDQAMNAIAHPGVTNVQIIVNPFRLKPLDEVLPAALAAGVAIFARVPLASGLLSGKYTSGTSFAPNDHRSYNRDGSAFDKGETFSGVDYETGLAAASELAGALPEGVSLPAATIAWIASQPGVTSVIPGARNEKQARSNAEAVSLIASTDVDLSRFDAAVHAVYDARLRAQIHPQW is encoded by the coding sequence ATGCAGCAACGCGCTCTTGCATCGACCGGCCGCCTGATCTCCGCAGTGGGCCTCGGTACATGGCAACTAGGAGCCGACTGGGGTTCGGTAGACGAAGCGGATGCCACAGCTGTTCTTGCCGCTTCAGTTGACGCCGGCGTCACATTTTTCGACACGGCCGATGTATACGGAGATGGTCGATCGGAAGCCATCATCGGGCGCTTCCTCGCGAATCAGGGGCAGAAAGCCGTCACCGTCGCGACGAAGATGGGAAGACGTCAAGAACAGCTGCCCGAGAACTACACTCTCGACAACTTCCGGCAGTGGACGGAGCGATCCCGTCGAAACCTCGGTGTGGACACGCTCGACCTCGTGCAGCTGCACTGCCCGCCGAGCGCAGTCATCTCCGACGACGACACGTACGCCCTTCTTGACACGCTCGTCGAAGCAGGAGCCATCGCGGCGTACGGCGTCTCGGTCGAAACGTGCGATCAGGCCATGAATGCGATAGCTCATCCAGGGGTCACCAACGTCCAGATCATTGTCAACCCCTTCCGGTTGAAACCGCTCGACGAAGTGCTGCCAGCGGCTCTCGCAGCGGGCGTAGCGATTTTTGCACGTGTGCCGCTGGCATCCGGCCTGTTGTCGGGCAAGTACACATCGGGCACGAGCTTCGCGCCGAACGATCACCGCTCTTACAACAGGGACGGATCGGCGTTCGACAAGGGAGAGACGTTCTCGGGGGTCGACTACGAGACCGGGCTCGCCGCGGCATCCGAACTCGCGGGAGCGCTACCCGAAGGCGTGTCGCTGCCCGCAGCGACAATCGCGTGGATTGCATCGCAGCCAGGTGTCACGAGCGTGATTCCTGGCGCTCGCAACGAAAAGCAAGCTCGCAGCAACGCGGAGGCAGTCTCCCTTATCGCGAGCACTGACGTTGACCTCTCTCGGTTCGATGCTGCCGTTCACGCCGTCTACGACGCACGACTGCGGGCTCAGATTCATCCACAGTGGTAG
- the dacB gene encoding D-alanyl-D-alanine carboxypeptidase/D-alanyl-D-alanine endopeptidase, with protein MRRNAAAPPLPRFSPAIALLLSAVMLAGCTGSDDGELQSAIEDVTEDPMFAGGGWGILAVDIETGETVYELNSTVPFVPGSIQKSFTTAAALDLLGENSVVTTPVYATGSVVEGALKGDLVLAGRGDFSFGLRDLSDGTLEITSFDHNEANSGLLPVELNSGDPLSALRSLAGDLRDSGVTSVSGNVYVDNQYFNTMNEWPDDRIDSIWLNENVVDLEFTPRTVGDTPTMRVVPDLDVLRVINNVEVIEGDQVDIDVSMVDMTVTASGTIGIDSDVSVRNTRVSDPVAFTAAAFVEVLEDEGITVLGDSGEYPAGRETSSAGEPLAEWTSAPLSEFARVVQKISYNRGADLLACLIAVSEGSRDCVDGVTAVLSVAGDVGSSEAAIKLFDPAGSIDENRTSAQAHVDFLIGALDKTWGDTFVDLQPISGVDGSLTSLGEGTDAVGKIHAKTGTRILGYPTTQQLLYLARAYSGYITTVDDRELAFTVIFNSTTVDDIPGVFAINDRVADIVLALQEHG; from the coding sequence ATGAGACGAAACGCTGCTGCTCCACCTTTGCCACGGTTCTCTCCGGCGATCGCCCTTCTTCTCAGCGCCGTCATGCTCGCGGGCTGCACGGGGTCAGATGACGGCGAATTGCAATCCGCGATCGAGGATGTCACTGAAGATCCGATGTTCGCTGGGGGCGGGTGGGGCATTCTTGCCGTCGATATCGAGACTGGCGAAACGGTCTATGAGCTCAACTCCACAGTCCCGTTTGTTCCCGGATCGATCCAGAAGTCCTTCACAACTGCCGCCGCTCTCGATCTGCTCGGCGAGAATTCTGTCGTCACGACTCCGGTGTACGCAACCGGAAGTGTCGTTGAGGGCGCGCTGAAGGGGGATCTCGTATTGGCGGGAAGGGGTGACTTCAGCTTCGGATTGCGTGACCTCTCTGATGGCACGCTCGAAATCACATCATTCGACCACAATGAGGCGAACTCTGGACTGTTGCCTGTCGAACTCAACTCGGGCGATCCTCTGAGCGCATTGCGCTCACTCGCTGGCGATCTTCGCGACTCTGGAGTGACATCCGTGTCGGGGAACGTCTACGTCGATAATCAGTATTTCAACACGATGAACGAGTGGCCCGACGACCGAATCGACTCGATTTGGTTGAACGAGAACGTGGTAGATCTCGAATTCACTCCCCGCACCGTGGGCGACACCCCCACCATGCGCGTCGTCCCCGACCTCGACGTGCTCCGAGTGATCAATAACGTGGAGGTGATCGAAGGAGATCAGGTCGATATCGATGTATCGATGGTGGATATGACAGTCACCGCGAGTGGAACGATCGGCATAGATTCTGACGTTTCCGTGCGAAACACCAGAGTTTCAGATCCGGTCGCTTTCACAGCAGCTGCGTTCGTTGAGGTTTTGGAGGACGAAGGAATCACAGTTCTCGGCGACAGCGGCGAATACCCTGCGGGACGAGAAACCTCCTCTGCGGGCGAACCTCTCGCCGAGTGGACATCGGCCCCGCTGAGCGAGTTTGCTCGCGTCGTCCAAAAAATCAGCTACAACCGTGGCGCCGATCTCCTTGCCTGTCTCATCGCAGTATCCGAGGGGAGCCGTGACTGCGTCGATGGCGTGACCGCGGTGCTCAGCGTGGCAGGCGATGTGGGCAGCTCAGAAGCAGCCATCAAGCTGTTCGATCCGGCGGGCAGCATCGATGAGAATCGCACGAGCGCCCAAGCACATGTCGACTTTCTCATCGGAGCTCTGGATAAGACATGGGGTGACACGTTTGTCGATCTTCAGCCGATCTCCGGCGTCGACGGCTCGTTGACCTCCCTCGGAGAAGGCACCGACGCGGTCGGCAAGATTCACGCCAAGACAGGAACCCGTATTCTCGGATACCCGACAACACAGCAGCTTCTTTATCTGGCGCGCGCGTACTCCGGTTACATCACCACAGTCGACGATCGTGAGCTCGCGTTCACGGTCATCTTCAATTCGACGACCGTCGATGACATTCCCGGTGTCTTCGCCATCAACGATCGAGTGGCAGATATCGTACTCGCGCTCCAAGAACACGGATAG
- a CDS encoding intradiol ring-cleavage dioxygenase produces the protein MTRIPEPTQTPDGPQYEGRPLVRVEDEVVDQGAGFDIRTLISRRGVLSLVGIGLGAATLAACAPASSAGSTSTKTPSATKSPTPAASASVAVPAGEIPDETAGPYPGDGSNGVDVLTDSGIIRSDIRSSIDAGATAAGVTMALSLTILDAANNNAPFENVAVYVWHCDAQGRYSMYSSGIEGETYLRGVQVADSHGTVTFTSIFPACYSGRWPHIHFEVYPAVSDIADSSNAIATSQIALPENACDSVYALADYSGSSTNLSQVSLTSDNVFSDDGGALQLATVTGDTTSGYSVSLTALVDTSTTPSAGSASSGGNR, from the coding sequence ATGACCCGCATCCCCGAGCCCACGCAGACTCCAGACGGCCCGCAGTACGAGGGGCGACCTCTTGTTCGAGTCGAGGATGAGGTGGTCGATCAAGGCGCGGGCTTCGACATTCGAACCCTGATCAGCCGGCGTGGAGTGCTGAGCTTGGTCGGCATCGGTTTGGGGGCGGCAACCCTCGCTGCGTGCGCTCCCGCCTCATCTGCCGGTTCCACCTCCACGAAAACTCCGAGCGCCACGAAGAGCCCCACCCCTGCCGCATCGGCATCCGTCGCGGTTCCGGCGGGAGAAATCCCCGACGAGACGGCGGGGCCCTACCCCGGTGACGGTTCGAATGGTGTCGACGTTCTGACGGATTCGGGCATCATCCGCAGCGACATCCGCTCGAGCATCGACGCCGGTGCAACTGCTGCGGGCGTGACCATGGCGTTGAGCCTGACGATTCTCGACGCGGCGAACAACAACGCGCCGTTCGAAAACGTGGCGGTATACGTCTGGCACTGCGATGCGCAAGGCCGGTATTCGATGTACTCCAGCGGTATCGAGGGCGAGACGTACTTGCGCGGCGTGCAGGTCGCGGACTCACATGGCACCGTCACCTTCACATCCATTTTCCCCGCGTGTTACTCGGGTCGGTGGCCCCATATTCACTTCGAGGTATACCCCGCTGTGAGTGACATCGCTGACTCCTCGAATGCGATCGCGACCTCGCAGATCGCGCTTCCCGAGAACGCGTGCGACAGTGTCTACGCGCTCGCCGACTACTCCGGCTCATCCACGAACCTCTCGCAAGTCTCCCTGACCAGCGACAACGTCTTCAGCGACGATGGCGGTGCGCTTCAACTTGCGACAGTCACGGGCGACACGACATCCGGCTATTCGGTTTCACTCACCGCGCTCGTCGACACGTCGACGACACCGAGTGCTGGATCGGCCTCTTCCGGCGGAAATCGCTGA
- a CDS encoding TetR/AcrR family transcriptional regulator has protein sequence MSFDKLQKAPRGRPRSVSRSEIVAAASRLARDGGLSSVTLRAVGEALGVSSMTIHRTVGGSESLRSSLVSEWVGLALADTQWPEDDWRALVEVFALRLRDLLFEHPFVLEAHRQSALDGPGAEALVRNIVASLEAAGLTEEQAVWGYAAVHDFVTGYVAVALGRAAAASPRSAEPRGTAALFNEYRGSSARFGGGITVLTEGLAALMKSNQHQ, from the coding sequence GTGTCGTTTGACAAGCTTCAAAAAGCGCCTCGAGGTCGTCCTCGTTCGGTGTCACGTTCCGAAATTGTCGCTGCAGCTTCGCGCCTGGCGCGTGACGGCGGTTTGAGTTCGGTCACTTTGCGCGCCGTGGGGGAGGCGCTCGGCGTGTCATCGATGACGATTCACCGGACGGTCGGTGGCAGCGAATCCTTGCGCTCGTCCCTGGTGAGCGAATGGGTAGGTCTTGCCCTTGCTGACACTCAGTGGCCGGAAGACGACTGGCGCGCGCTCGTGGAGGTGTTCGCACTGAGACTTCGTGACCTGCTTTTCGAGCACCCATTCGTGCTCGAGGCGCATCGGCAGTCCGCTCTCGATGGACCAGGCGCCGAAGCGCTCGTGAGAAACATCGTGGCCTCTCTTGAGGCCGCCGGTCTCACCGAGGAACAAGCAGTGTGGGGATACGCAGCGGTCCACGATTTCGTGACGGGCTATGTCGCCGTCGCGCTGGGGCGCGCAGCTGCCGCATCGCCGCGCTCGGCCGAGCCGCGCGGGACGGCCGCGCTCTTTAATGAATATCGCGGTAGTTCGGCGAGATTCGGTGGCGGCATCACCGTGCTGACCGAAGGTCTCGCAGCACTGATGAAGAGCAATCAGCATCAATAG